A DNA window from Arachis duranensis cultivar V14167 chromosome 3, aradu.V14167.gnm2.J7QH, whole genome shotgun sequence contains the following coding sequences:
- the LOC107480999 gene encoding ras-related protein RHN1: protein MATIGHNNLNAKLVLLGDMGAGKSSLVLRFVKGQFLEFQESTIGAAFFSQTLAVNDATVKFEIWDTAGQERYHSLAPMYYRGAAAAIIVYDITTPDSFTRAKKWVQELQKQGNPNMVMALAGNKADLEDKRQVTADEARVYAEENGLFFMETSAKTAANVNDIFYEIAKRLPRAQPAQNPAGMVLVDRPAEGSRAAASCCS from the exons ATGGCTACGATCGGCCACAACAATCTCAATGCCAAATTG GTTCTCCTCGGGGATATGGGTGCCGGAAAATCCAGTCTCGTTTTGCGCTTCGTCAAGGGTCAATTTCTTGAATTTCAG GAATCAACTATAGGTGCAGCGTTCTTTTCTCAGACATTGGCTGTCAATGATGCGACAGTGAAATTCGAGATTTGGGACACAGCCGGGCAAGAGAGATACCATAGCTTGGCACCCATGTACTACAGAGGTGCTGCTGCTGCTATCATTGTCTATGACATTACTACCCCG GACTCATTTACTCGAGCCAAAAAGTGGGTCCAAGAGCTTCAAAAGCAAG GGAATCCTAACATGGTCATGGCTCTTGCTGGTAACAAAGCTGACTTGGAAGATAAGAGGCAAGTGACAGCTGAT GAGGCACGCGTATATGCTGAGGAAAATGGTCTGTTTTTCATGGAGACATCTGCAAAAACTGCAGCCAATGTTAATGATATATTTTATGAAATAG CAAAGAGGTTGCCAAGGGCTCAGCCAGCTCAGAACCCAGCAGGGATGGTTCTTGTTGATAGACCTGCCGAAGGATCTAGAGCAGCTGCTTCTTGTTGTTCATaa
- the LOC127745595 gene encoding uncharacterized protein LOC127745595, with the protein MAGEDSFIVLVHHIGSIKRKTRSGVKFTDKDPLCIIVSSTTSYDDHARSVLQKLGLDGVKRVKKFFYRIQITLLQDTVKYDCFTIGSDEDLQVTFLCRRQFPKVRTPELLAKLVDVVSSSGGSNRNTNTLATVAGSSSRPTVASSSVPAYEISAPPVASPSFAVDLNGNVGDEVGTAKLVPTSVHCAAPVGAGDGLFDDVEDDDVEPDMIADDSGDDIGASELASAGDGSSSGTQQYPPHFSSLDLDAMRQPEVLGEAAGFGARDAEGSAGMTEFQVGQQFQDKEDALLNVKTYSIRRGVQYKVVESDYRRYVGKCSEFGNGCTWLIRLSLRQRKSIWEVKRYNGPHTCVASSISSDHRSLDYHVILAFIMPIVRADASVSIKVLLNATVSHYGFRPTYRRV; encoded by the coding sequence ATGGCTGGTGAGGATAGTTTTATAGTGTTGGTTCACCACATAGGATCGATTAAGAGAAAAACTCGGTCAGGTGTCAAGTTCACCGATAAGGATCCTCTCTGTATTATCGTGAGTTCTACGACGAGCTATGATGACCATGCTAGGTCTGTACTGCAGAAACTTGGTCTGGATGGTGTTAAACGGGTTAAGAAGTTTTTCTATCGCATTCAAATCACGTTGCTCCAAGATACCGTGAAGTATGATTGTTTCACGATCGGGAGTGATGAGGACTTGCAGGTCACATTTCTTTGTCGCCGGCAATTTCCCAAAGTGCGGACACCGGAGCTGTTGGCAAAGCTGGTTGATGTGGTGTCCAGCTCGGGGGGTTCGAACCGGAATACCAACACTTTAGCGACAGTTGCCGGTTCTAGCTCAAGACCTACCGTTGCATCTTCCTCAGTCCCTGCGTACGAGATATCCGCCCCGCCTGTCGCCTCCCCTTCGTTCGCTGTTGATCTCAACGGCAATGTTGGCGACGAGGTTGGAACAGCGAAACTTGTACCTACCTCTGTACACTGTGCTGCACCGGTTGGGGCTGGAGATGGATTGTTTGATGATGTAGAGGACGATGATGTCGAGCCGGATATGATTGCTGATGATAGTGGCGATGATATCGGAGCGAGTGAGCTTGCCAGTGCCGGTGATGGCTCTAGCTCTGGCACACAGCAGTACCCTCCAcatttttcatctttggaccTAGATGCCATGAGGCAGCCGGAGGTACTTGGGGAGGCTGCAGGATTTGGCGCTAGAGATGCAGAAGGGTCAGCTGGTATGACAGAGTTTCAGGTTGGTCAGCAATTTCAGGATAAGGAGGATGCCCTGTTAAATGTGAAGACTTACAGCATCCGCCGAGGTGTACAGTACAAGGTTGTGGAGTCTGATTATCGCCGTTACGTTGGCAAGTGTTCTGAGTTCgggaatgggtgcacatggttgattcggCTGAGTCTCCGGCAGCGCAAGAGCATATGGGAGGTCAAACGGTACAATGGACCGCATACTTGTGTCGCCAGCTCTATCTCCAGCGATCACAGGAGTTTGGATTATCATGTGATATTGGCATTCATTATGCCAATTGTTAGAGCTGATGCATCTGTTAGCATCAAGGTGCTCCTAAATGCGACTGTCTCGCACTATGGGTTCAGGCCGACCTACAGGAGGGTCTGA
- the LOC107480998 gene encoding probable polyamine oxidase 4, whose product MDPEDLFSTNLIDGTIASRIERQHRSRPSVIVIGAGISGVAAARSLYDASFKVTVLESRDRVGGRIHTDYSFGCPVDMGASWLHGVCNENPLAPLIRGLGLTLYRTSGDNSVLYDHDLESYMLFNINGHQVPQQTVIEVGDTFKRILEETGKVRDENPDDMSVSQAISIVLDRHPELRQQGLAHEVLQWFICRMEAWFAADADMISLKTWDQEHVLTGGHGLMVQGYDPIIKSLAKDIDIRLNHRVTKISSGYNKVMVTVEGGRNFVADAAIITVPLGILKANLIEFEPKLPDWKVSAISDLGVGNENKVALRFDKVFWPNVELLGIVAPTSYACGYFLNLHKATGHPVLVYMAAGRFAYDLEKLSDESAAEFVMQQLKNMFPDACEPVQYLVSRWGTDPNSLGCYSYDLVGKPTDVYDKLRAPLGNLFFGGEAVSLDNQGSVHGAYSAGVMAAENCQRHILEKQGQLEKIPLVSSLGHEMLETSIPLQISRM is encoded by the exons ATGGACCCTGAGGATTTATTTTCCACCAATTTGATTGATG GTACCATTGCCTCCCGCATTGAGAGGCAACACAGATCTCGCCCCTCTGTTATTGTAATTGGTGCTGGGATATCAGGGGTTGCTGCTGCACGTAGTCTCTATGATGCATCTTTTAAG GTAACCGTACTCGAGTCACGGGATAGAGTTGGAGGCCGGATTCATACTGACTACTCATTTGGTTGTCCAGTTGACATGGGTGCCTCATG GTTGCATGGAGTTTGCAATGAGAATCCCTTGGCTCCATTGATACGTGGTCTCGGCCTTACTTTATACCGAACCAGTGGTGACAACTCTGTCTTATATGACCATGATTTGGAAAG TTATATGCTGTTCAACATCAATGGTCATCAAGTTCCACAACAGACAGTTATTGAAGTTGGAGACACCTTTAAGAGAATACTAGAAGAG ACAGGGAAAGTGAGAGATGAAAATCCTGATGACATGTCAGTTTCCCAAGCAATTTCAATTGTGTTAGACAGACATCCAGAACTAAG GCAACAAGGACTTGCCCATGAAGTGCTGCAATGGTTTATATGCAGAATGGAAGCTTGGTTTGCTGCTGATGCGGATATGATATCACTGAAAACCTGGGACCAA GAACATGTCCTAACCGGTGGCCATGGACTTATGGTGCAAGGATATGACCCTATTATAAAATCTCTTGCAAAGGATATTGATATACGCTTAAACCACAG GGTGACCAAGATATCCAGTGGTTACAATAAGGTAATGGTTACGGTCGAGGGTGGTAGGAACTTTGTTGCTGATGCTGCCATTATAACCGTTCCTCTTGGAATTCTAAAGGCCAATCTGATTGAATTTGAACCAAAACTGCCCGATTGGAAGGTTTCAGCCATTTCGGATCTTGGAGTGGGCAATGAAAATAAGGTGGCCCTACGATTCGACAAGGTGTTTTGGCCTAATGTAGAACTCCTGGGCATTGTTGCCCCAACCTCTTATGCCTGTGGCTATTTTCTCAATCTCCACAAAGCAACAGGTCATCCCGTTCTCGTCTATATGGCGGCTGGCAGGTTTGCTTATGACCTGGAGAAGCTTTCTGATGAATCAGCTGCCGAGTTTGTAATGCAACAGCTCAAGAATATGTTCCCTGATGCTTGTGAGCCA GTTCAGTATCTTGTGTCACGTTGGGGAACAGATCCAAACTCTCTTGGTTGCTACTCATATGATTTAGTTGGAAAGCCAACTGACGTGTATGACAAGCTTCGCGCACCATTAGGTAATCTATTCTTTGGTGGTGAAGCTGTGAGCTTGGATAATCAGGGATCAGTGCATGGAGCTTACTCTGCTGGTGTTATGGCCGCTGAGAATTGCCAGAGACACATTTTGGAGAAACAAGGCCAATTGGAAAAGATCCCTCTTGTCTCATCTCTCGGGCATGAAATGCTTGAAACTTCTATTCCTCTTCAGATTTCTAGGATGTGA